A part of Hydrogenobacter sp. T-8 genomic DNA contains:
- a CDS encoding alpha/beta hydrolase: MPSVDLPFHGKSQLRYKNLQSLAREIALGVPENSILIGWSLGASLSLLMAYMFPQRFKGLVLIGGSACFGCLWGKKNLRGFLIRLEREGEKFLKEFRSLSYPKPFEDHIDLQGAKRILKDYMELDIRHILPYITQRVIILHGTHDPITPLSSALTLYNMLKRSKLIIFPGGHFPKNEGLIFEVLKSLQKL, translated from the coding sequence ATTCCTTCCGTAGACCTTCCCTTTCATGGCAAAAGCCAGCTTAGATATAAAAACCTTCAAAGTCTTGCAAGAGAGATAGCATTAGGTGTTCCAGAGAATTCTATACTCATAGGCTGGTCTCTTGGTGCAAGCCTTTCTCTGCTTATGGCTTATATGTTTCCACAAAGGTTTAAGGGACTTGTGCTTATAGGTGGTAGTGCGTGTTTTGGTTGTTTATGGGGCAAGAAAAACCTCAGAGGATTCCTTATAAGGCTTGAAAGAGAAGGAGAAAAATTTCTCAAGGAGTTCAGGAGTTTATCCTATCCAAAACCCTTTGAAGACCACATTGACCTACAAGGTGCAAAAAGAATTCTTAAAGATTACATGGAGCTTGACATAAGGCACATACTACCATACATAACACAAAGGGTCATTATCCTGCATGGCACGCACGACCCTATAACTCCTCTTTCCTCCGCACTAACTCTTTACAACATGCTCAAAAGGTCTAAATTAATAATCTTCCCAGGAGGACACTTTCCTAAAAATGAAGGTCTTATCTTTGAGGTTCTCAAGAGCCTGCAGAAGCTATGA